GGCCAATAGCCGGTCATAGTAGCCGCCGCCGCGGCCCAGCCGGGCGCCGGCGGGTGTAAACGCGACCCCCGGCACGCATACCAGCGCAGCACCGGGGTCGGACGCGAGGTCTCGGGCCTCGCGCGCGCCGGCGACAGGCGGCTGCGGAATTCCAAAGGCGCCCGCGCGCAATTCGCCAAGATCGGCGACGGCGCCGAGCCTTAACCGGCAAAGGCCGCGATCGATAATCGGGTAGTAGAGTTGGCGACGGGTACGCAGAGCGTCGGCCGCGATGAGGGCGGTATCGACTTCGCCGCCGACCGGCGCGTAGAGCAGGATTTTCCTGGACGCGCGATACTCGAGTGTGGCCAGCAGCCGGCGCTGCACTTGCGCCGACAGCGCTCCCGCGCGCTCAGCAGACAAAGCGGATCGCGCCTCGGAGAGGACGGCGCGCAGGGTTTGTTTTTCGTCCGCCACTGCCTATTTAGCGGTGGCGGGCCGGGCTACGCGGGCGGGTGCGCTGAGCGGTCTATCGCCCTCGGCCGTCGAGGCCGTGCGGGCGTTGCTGGCTCCATATGGTTACGCGGCCGGAGACCGCGCCACGTGTGACGGAGAACCGGCACAGATCTTATATCTTTCGAGCGCCGCATCGCGCTTCTAGCGAATACATCCTCCGGAGCGCTCTCCGGAGATCTTCCATTCCCCCCGCCGTCACTACCCGAACCCGCCGACCCGAAGCCTCCAGAAAAATGTTGAGTGCGGCCTTCACGAATCCATCGCGACCGACAGCCGCCGATTCAATGCTTCAATCTGGTCGATTAACGCTTGATGATCTCGCTTCAGACGTTCGAGTTCGTCGGCAAAATTCAACGCTGCCAAAATTGCCACGCTTACGGAATTTACCGCGCGGCTGTTGGCACGAATATAGTTTATCTTTTCATCCACCGTCGCCGCCAGCGCCTTCGCCCACTCGTCACCGCCATCGCTCGCGACGGTCAGGCTCTGGCCCATGATTTCGACGTTGATACCTTTCATCGTCTACCCGGCGGCGGCCATCTGGTCGGCCCAGAATACCCTTCAACCCAAGTCCAGCCCGTCGAAGCGGGCGAGGATTTTCTCGATGCGCGCTTTTATTTCCGTGCGCTCGGCCTCATGCTGAGTGCGCTCGGAGTTGGAGCGGGCCTGCGCTTCGTTAAAACGCTGTTCGCTCTCGGCCAGCCGCTTCGCCAGTTGTTCGTTCTCACGCTGCAATTGCTGGATTCGGTTGACCGAGGCTTGGATTCTGTCGTCGAGTTGCTTAAGAGCGTCAAGGGTCATAGCCGGTCCGTTTTCCATTTTTACTGTATTTTTGGATTAATCAGCCTGTCAAGCTGCATAAGAGCCGCTGGATGGTTCGGGACGCGACTCGTCCTCCGCAAACAGCGCTTCGACGAATTCGCGCGGGTCGAAGGCGCGCAAATCTTCCACGTTTTCGCCGACACCCACGAAGCGCACCGGTAGTTTAAGTTGCTCGGCGATCGCAATTACCACGCCGCCCTTGGCAGTACTGTCGAGCTTTGCCAGGACCACGCCGGTCAGTGGAACCGCCTCTGAAAAAATCTTTGCCTGGCTGAGCGCGTTCTGCCCGGTGGTGGCGTCCAGCACCAGCCAGCATTCGTGCGGCGCGCCGGGTAGCTCGCGGCCCGTGACGCGGGCGATCTTCTT
This genomic window from Candidatus Binataceae bacterium contains:
- a CDS encoding 5-formyltetrahydrofolate cyclo-ligase, translating into MADEKQTLRAVLSEARSALSAERAGALSAQVQRRLLATLEYRASRKILLYAPVGGEVDTALIAADALRTRRQLYYPIIDRGLCRLRLGAVADLGELRAGAFGIPQPPVAGAREARDLASDPGAALVCVPGVAFTPAGARLGRGGGYYDRLLAELPREVRAAGLGYSFQLIDRLPEESHDRRLDFIVTESAVYAASAAPPAATQTADRGGLPKWAC
- a CDS encoding cell division protein ZapA gives rise to the protein MKGINVEIMGQSLTVASDGGDEWAKALAATVDEKINYIRANSRAVNSVSVAILAALNFADELERLKRDHQALIDQIEALNRRLSVAMDS
- the zapB gene encoding cell division protein ZapB; amino-acid sequence: MENGPAMTLDALKQLDDRIQASVNRIQQLQRENEQLAKRLAESEQRFNEAQARSNSERTQHEAERTEIKARIEKILARFDGLDLG